Proteins from one Scylla paramamosain isolate STU-SP2022 chromosome 3, ASM3559412v1, whole genome shotgun sequence genomic window:
- the LOC135088799 gene encoding tigger transposable element-derived protein 7-like, which translates to MAPGEKRKSVFLSIADKLRVIERLEAGYSVKNVAQEFGLGLSTVKDLKKNKEKLRSFSQRFEAGSNTIKIRKTMRRLPSEAIDEAVYKWYSQHRSNGVSVRGTEILAAAKRFAKQLNVQKFTLNSGWLWRFQNRHGLPGIRNSVEAQNGDDIVEVDLFRQKLKEIIEQSNLSLAQLYNFDETGLLYSMLPEDLLSTKPNESVEEQKLSKERLSALLCVNANGSHRLKAVIVGKHRWPCVVNKCFHQLPVHYYHNPSAWFTWDIVQDWFFKHAEPEIRRFQVEDLKIAPSDVCALILMDRAPVHLDSHALSSHDGRIKCLLIPPNVSLAQPMEQGIILSTKRLYRKKFLDEVLILPEEIADGDHDIQEIRPLTNIKNYSLKAAIFNFADAWRDMPQSTLTNSWKRLLSNSDVQWEMEGIEVADFLKTFTAVGRTRVTESIVFAWLEEDEVDPGYQMLTEEEIVKDVLQSRGKGTPDDDNDEALQGKKRIKLSTIRNHCDIILAYLDTSEDPALQDYYEQFRNFRQIIIQRQQRNTSQMDVHSFFRPREATLPPNTSGPSA; encoded by the coding sequence ATGGCGCctggggaaaagagaaagagcgtTTTTCTCAGTATTGCTGATAAGCTGAGAGTCATAGAGCGTCTGGAGGCTGGGTACTCTGTGAAGAACGTAGCTCAAGAGTTCGGTCTTGGACTGTCGACGGTGAAGGATctgaagaagaacaaagaaaaactcAGAAGTTTCTCGCAGAGATTCGAGGCAGGCAGCAACACAATCAAGATCAGAAAAACGATGAGGCGACTGCCGTCCGAGGCAATCGACGAGGCAGTTTACAAGTGGTACAGTCAGCATCGGTCGAACGGGGTTTCTGTTCGAGGCACTGAAATCTTAGCTGCTGCCAAACGCTTCGCCAAGCAACTGAACGTACAAAAGTTCACCTTGAACAGTGGATGGTTATGGCGATTTCAGAATCGGCACGGTTTGCCTGGAATAAGAAATTCTGTGGAAGCACAAAATGGTGATGACATCGTCGAAGTGGATCTATTTCGACAGAAGCTGAAGGAAATCATTGAACAGTCAAACTTGTCGTTAGCGCAACTTTATAACTTCGATGAGACTGGGCTTCTCTACAGTATGCTCCCCGAAGACCTGCTATCAACCAAGCCCAATGAATCTGTGGAAGAACAGAAGCTTTCCAAGGAGAGACTGTCGGCGCTGCTCTGCGTTAATGCCAACGGGTCCCACCGTCTGAAGGCAGTAATTGTTGGAAAGCACAGGTGGCCATGCGTAGTAAACAAATGCTTTCATCAGCTACCGGTGCATTACTACCACAATCCAAGTGCTTGGTTCACCTGGGATATCGTTCAGGATTGGTTTTTCAAGCATGCTGAACCTGAAATTCGCCGCTTTCAAGTCGAGGATTTGAAAATAGCACCAAGTGATGTTTGTGCTCTCATCCTTATGGACAGGGCCCCTGTGCATCTCGACAGTCATGCATTGAGCAGCCATGATGGGAGGataaaatgtcttttgattcCTCCTAATGTATCATTGGCACAACCCATGGAGCAGGGAATCATTCTTTCGACCAAGAGGCTTTACCGGAAGAAATTTCTTGACGAGGTGCTGATTCTCCCTGAAGAAATTGCTGATGGAGACCATGACATCCAAGAGATAAGGCCCTTGACAAACATCAAGAATTACAGCCTCAAGGCCGCCATCTTTAACTTTGCTGACGCCTGGCGGGATATGCCTCAGTCCACCTTGACGAACTCCTGGAAGCGCTTGCTAAGCAATAGCGATGTTCAGTGGGAGATGGAAGGTATTGAAGTTGCAGATTTCCTCAAAACCTTCACTGCTGTAGGAAGAACTAGAGTGACCGAATCCATTGTGTTTGCATGGctggaggaagatgaggtggaTCCTGGGTACCAGATGTTGACGGAGGAGGAAATCGTCAAGGATGTCTTACAGTCGCGTGGCAAGGGTACCCCTGATGACGATAACGATGAAGCAttgcaaggaaaaaagagaattaaaCTCTCCACCATCCGTAACCATTGTGATATTATCCTTGCATACCTAGACACCTCCGAAGACCCAGCACTTCAAGACTATTATGAACAATTCCGTAATTTCAGGCAAATCATCATCCAAAGGCAACAGAGGAATACTTCGCAAATGGATGTTCATAGCTTCTTCCGCCCCCGGGAAGCCACTTTACCACCCAACACATCTGGACCAAGCGCTTAA